A genomic window from Bdellovibrio sp. SKB1291214 includes:
- the rffA gene encoding dTDP-4-amino-4,6-dideoxygalactose transaminase, with amino-acid sequence MKIPFNLPPHSHNEEKYISQAIANRKLSGEGAFNKKVVEWFKTHLKCEMAVITPSCTSALEMAMVLANIGPGDEVILPSFTFTSTANVIALYGAIPVFVDVDADTLNMNIDAMEKAITAKTKAVMPVHYAGVACQMDRIMALSEKHGFIVVADAAQAIFSSYKGKPTGAWGHMAAYSFHETKNIVCGEGGALIINDKRFVERAEIVRDKGTNRQQFLNGQVDKYTWQDKGSSYLQSELAVAFLYAQLEDGEKITAHRLAHWNQYHQGFADLEKQGHIARMHVPGDCQTNAHIYYFACKTAEERGKLWAFLKENDIQSTTHYVPLHSAPAGLKFGRVVGSMAVTDDLANRILRMPMYADLSKDEVAFVIDKVHEFYKGK; translated from the coding sequence ATGAAAATTCCATTTAACTTGCCCCCGCATAGCCACAACGAAGAAAAATATATCTCTCAAGCCATCGCCAATCGTAAATTATCTGGCGAAGGCGCTTTCAACAAAAAAGTCGTTGAGTGGTTTAAAACTCATCTGAAATGCGAAATGGCTGTCATCACTCCAAGCTGTACATCGGCTTTGGAAATGGCGATGGTTTTAGCTAACATCGGTCCTGGCGACGAAGTTATTCTTCCTTCGTTTACATTCACTTCGACTGCCAACGTAATTGCCCTGTATGGTGCTATCCCCGTCTTCGTAGATGTTGATGCTGATACTCTGAATATGAACATTGATGCGATGGAAAAAGCGATCACAGCCAAAACCAAGGCCGTTATGCCCGTCCATTACGCAGGGGTCGCGTGCCAGATGGATCGCATCATGGCCTTATCCGAAAAGCATGGTTTCATCGTCGTTGCAGATGCGGCGCAAGCAATTTTCTCCTCTTATAAGGGCAAACCAACAGGCGCTTGGGGGCACATGGCCGCCTATAGCTTTCACGAAACAAAGAACATCGTGTGCGGCGAAGGCGGAGCTTTAATCATTAATGACAAGCGTTTCGTTGAACGTGCAGAAATCGTTCGTGATAAAGGAACAAACCGTCAGCAGTTCCTCAATGGCCAAGTTGACAAGTACACTTGGCAGGATAAGGGTTCCTCCTATCTGCAATCGGAACTTGCTGTGGCCTTCCTGTATGCCCAACTTGAAGACGGCGAAAAAATCACGGCTCACCGCCTGGCTCATTGGAATCAATATCACCAAGGCTTTGCCGACCTTGAAAAACAAGGTCACATCGCTCGTATGCACGTTCCCGGTGATTGCCAAACCAATGCACATATCTACTATTTTGCCTGCAAAACGGCTGAAGAACGTGGAAAACTGTGGGCTTTCTTAAAAGAGAATGACATCCAATCGACAACTCATTATGTGCCACTACATTCTGCGCCCGCAGGTTTAAAATTTGGTCGCGTTGTCGGGTCCATGGCCGTAACAGATGATTTGGCAAACCGTATCTTGCGGATGCCAATGTATGCGGATTTAAGCAAAGACGAAGTCGCTTTCGTGATCGATAAAGTTCACGAGTTCTATAAAGGCAAATAG
- a CDS encoding ABC transporter ATP-binding protein, producing the protein MKKVPALKGLDMEFADGRVHGIIGPEGAGKTTLMRHLMGLLRPDKGEIKYLKDGETAEFSDVRRTLAYMPQTQSLYGELSIHEHLEFFKTLYGLEEQQFRVRSQKLLEMTRLDRFQDRLASQLSGGMYKKLGLVCALLASPEVLFLDEPTNGVDPLSRRDFWKLLYEFRDQENITILVTTSYMDEALKCEDVHLLFDGKTLIEGSPQEILRTEKCETFDEVFLRYDSSLDAEASL; encoded by the coding sequence ATGAAGAAAGTGCCAGCGCTGAAGGGACTCGACATGGAATTTGCTGATGGACGGGTTCATGGGATCATCGGTCCTGAGGGCGCAGGTAAAACTACATTGATGCGTCATCTGATGGGACTTTTAAGGCCAGATAAAGGTGAAATTAAATATCTAAAAGATGGTGAAACTGCTGAATTTAGTGATGTTCGCCGGACCTTGGCATATATGCCCCAAACACAAAGCCTTTATGGTGAATTAAGTATTCACGAGCACTTGGAGTTTTTTAAAACCTTGTATGGCTTGGAAGAGCAGCAGTTTCGAGTTCGCAGTCAGAAGCTTTTAGAAATGACTCGGTTGGATCGTTTTCAGGATCGCTTGGCTTCCCAATTATCCGGTGGAATGTATAAAAAATTGGGGTTGGTGTGTGCGCTCCTCGCTTCGCCGGAGGTTTTATTTTTAGATGAACCCACGAATGGTGTGGATCCTTTAAGTCGTAGGGATTTTTGGAAGCTCTTGTATGAGTTTCGCGATCAAGAAAATATCACGATCCTGGTTACGACATCTTACATGGATGAAGCTTTAAAATGTGAAGATGTCCATTTGTTGTTTGATGGGAAAACATTGATCGAGGGATCACCGCAAGAAATACTTCGAACGGAAA
- a CDS encoding efflux RND transporter periplasmic adaptor subunit gives MNKKKIVPVVIIVVLIITAFLIRQYLFRTSFRYAGTVEVTKVDIPARVQAVINSLPVKEGMVVDKGQKLLSLSCEDLKISYELANSTFRRNASLYKSGNISAEAYDQVRTRKEDLQTRVSWCEVMSPLKGTVLTKYFEEGEMVNPGAKLFTIGNLEEVYAYFYLPHDEIASLKLNQQVEATLPEMDDRKFPGVIEFINPEAEFTPKNVQTRDERTRLVYGVKIRFENKEGILKPGMTLEWK, from the coding sequence ATGAACAAGAAAAAGATCGTTCCAGTTGTTATCATCGTCGTTCTGATCATCACTGCTTTTCTAATTCGCCAATATCTTTTCCGCACAAGTTTCCGATACGCCGGCACTGTCGAAGTGACCAAGGTAGACATTCCCGCACGTGTTCAAGCGGTAATTAATTCGCTTCCTGTCAAAGAAGGCATGGTCGTTGATAAAGGCCAAAAACTGCTTTCATTGTCCTGTGAAGATCTGAAAATCAGTTATGAACTTGCGAATTCTACCTTTCGTCGTAATGCCAGTTTGTACAAAAGCGGAAATATCTCCGCGGAAGCCTATGACCAGGTCCGCACCAGAAAAGAAGATCTGCAGACTCGCGTGAGTTGGTGTGAGGTCATGTCTCCTCTTAAGGGCACCGTTCTGACCAAATACTTTGAAGAAGGGGAGATGGTAAATCCAGGAGCTAAGCTCTTTACCATTGGTAATCTCGAGGAAGTCTACGCATACTTCTATCTGCCACACGACGAAATCGCATCTTTAAAACTGAATCAACAGGTCGAAGCCACGTTGCCAGAGATGGACGATAGAAAATTTCCCGGAGTCATTGAGTTCATCAATCCCGAGGCTGAGTTTACTCCTAAGAATGTGCAAACTCGCGATGAGCGCACGCGATTGGTTTATGGGGTCAAGATCCGCTTTGAAAACAAAGAAGGCATTTTGAAACCCGGAATGACTTTGGAATGGAAATAA
- a CDS encoding methyl-accepting chemotaxis protein, with amino-acid sequence MSNFKSWFRGLRGKLLFSAFLPVIAFTMITIVALRSTNKLGEKLTTAYTDIVPNMDALGQLAMQRARVGYFFWASVGLHGESRTKFIKKTEDAWQDFKEAQAYYEKTPFGSDEEKNYKLVRENKAKFYKTTEELTEALRKDSPEVDEKVRASLNGGEWHILALQVQKMSEQNFKYYQELATEENAAQIKERKALSEMLVLIAAMSVFALFGILMWIAYRVSNTVSSISDKLTDSGNQVSTAIGQLSLAGQTLSTASTESAASLEETVASLEEMSSMVKMNSDNAKQAATLSQSSKDSAEEGQREMAALIQSMQGISQSSKKIEEIINVIDDIAFQTNLLALNAAVEAARAGEQGKGFAVVAEAVRSLAQRSAVAAKDISSLIKDSVQQVENGAKVADRSAEVLNTIVTSVKKVSDLNNEISAASSEQTTGISQISQAMNQLDAGVQGNAASSEEIAASSEEISAQAELMRQLVADLNMVVTGDEHIEATKGETYRSPSKKEAPAGKVVQFKTKTASASQPGKTTVAKKAQSSAAADVIPFDDEGPRGKVGTTDGF; translated from the coding sequence ATGTCTAATTTCAAATCTTGGTTTCGCGGACTGCGCGGCAAGCTTTTATTCTCAGCCTTCTTGCCGGTGATCGCTTTCACTATGATTACGATCGTAGCTTTACGTTCCACGAACAAGCTTGGAGAAAAGTTAACCACCGCTTACACTGACATCGTTCCGAATATGGATGCGTTGGGGCAGCTCGCGATGCAACGTGCTCGCGTGGGCTACTTCTTTTGGGCTTCGGTTGGACTTCATGGCGAGTCCCGCACCAAGTTCATCAAGAAAACAGAAGATGCTTGGCAGGATTTCAAAGAAGCTCAAGCGTATTACGAAAAAACTCCATTCGGTAGCGACGAAGAAAAAAACTACAAACTGGTTCGCGAGAACAAAGCTAAATTCTATAAGACCACTGAAGAGTTGACGGAAGCTCTTCGCAAGGACTCCCCAGAAGTTGATGAAAAAGTTCGTGCCTCTTTAAATGGTGGTGAGTGGCATATTTTAGCTCTGCAAGTTCAAAAAATGTCAGAGCAAAACTTCAAATATTATCAAGAACTGGCGACCGAAGAAAATGCAGCGCAAATCAAAGAGCGTAAAGCATTGTCTGAAATGTTGGTGTTGATCGCCGCGATGAGTGTGTTTGCGTTGTTTGGTATCTTGATGTGGATCGCCTACCGTGTCTCTAATACGGTTAGTAGTATCTCTGATAAATTAACGGACTCTGGAAACCAAGTTTCCACAGCCATCGGTCAGTTGTCTTTGGCGGGTCAAACTCTTTCCACAGCTTCCACTGAATCCGCAGCTTCATTAGAAGAAACAGTCGCCTCTTTGGAAGAAATGTCTTCCATGGTTAAAATGAACTCCGATAACGCAAAACAAGCAGCTACTTTGTCCCAGTCTTCTAAAGACTCGGCCGAAGAAGGCCAACGAGAAATGGCAGCTTTGATCCAATCGATGCAAGGTATCTCTCAATCTTCTAAAAAGATCGAGGAGATCATCAATGTTATCGATGACATCGCTTTCCAAACGAACTTGCTGGCATTGAATGCGGCGGTGGAAGCGGCTCGCGCTGGTGAACAAGGTAAAGGTTTTGCCGTAGTGGCTGAGGCCGTTCGCTCTTTGGCGCAACGTTCCGCGGTAGCTGCGAAAGACATTTCATCTCTAATTAAAGACAGTGTTCAACAGGTTGAAAACGGTGCCAAGGTCGCCGACCGCTCTGCTGAAGTTTTAAACACGATCGTGACGTCCGTTAAAAAAGTTTCTGATCTTAATAACGAAATCTCGGCGGCAAGCTCTGAACAAACGACAGGCATCTCCCAAATCTCTCAAGCTATGAACCAACTCGATGCGGGCGTGCAAGGGAATGCGGCTTCTTCGGAAGAAATTGCAGCGTCATCTGAAGAGATCTCGGCTCAAGCTGAATTGATGCGTCAATTGGTGGCGGACTTAAACATGGTTGTGACAGGAGACGAGCACATAGAGGCGACCAAAGGTGAAACTTACCGCAGCCCTTCCAAAAAGGAAGCACCCGCAGGTAAAGTTGTTCAGTTTAAAACTAAGACCGCTTCAGCTTCCCAACCCGGCAAAACAACCGTAGCAAAAAAGGCACAGAGCAGCGCAGCCGCTGATGTGATCCCTTTCGACGATGAAGGTCCAAGAGGTAAAGTCGGAACAACGGATGGATTTTAA